In a genomic window of Erinaceus europaeus chromosome 12, mEriEur2.1, whole genome shotgun sequence:
- the KLHL11 gene encoding kelch-like protein 11, which produces MAAAAVAAAAAAAAAASLQVLEMESMETAAAGSAGLAAEVRGSGTVDFGPAPGLSAMEASGGDPGPEAEDFECSTHCSELSWRQNEQRRQGLFCDITLCFGGAGGREFRAHRSVLAAATEYFTPLLSGQFSESRSGRVEMRKWSSEPGPEPDTVEAVIEYMYTGRIRVSTGSVHEVLELADRFLLIRLKEFCGEFLKKKLHLSNCVAIHSLAHMYTLSQLALKAADMIRRNFHKVIQDEEFYTLPFHLIRDWLSDLEITVDSEEVLFETVLKWVQRNAEEREKYFEELFKLLRLSQMKPTYLTRHVKPERLVASNEVCVKLVADAVERHALRAENIQSGTFQHPAAHVSLLPRYGQNMDVIMVIGGVSEGGDYLSECVGYFVDEDRWVNLPHIHNHLDGHAVAVTESYVYVAGSMEPGFAKTVERYNPNMNTWEHVCSLMTRKHSFGLTEVKGKLYSIGGHGNFSPGFKDVTVYNPELDKWHNLESAPKILRDVKTLAIEDRFVYIAARTPVNRDTEDGLKAVITCYDTETRRWKDVESLPLIDNYCFFQMSVVNSNFYQTASCCPKSYSLENEEAVRKITSQVSDEILESLPPEVLSIEGAAICYYKDDVFIIGGWKNSDDIDKQYRKEAYRYCAERKRWMLLPPMPQPRCRATACHVRIPYRYLHGTQRYPMPQNLMWQKDRIRQMQEIHRHALNMRRVPSSQIEC; this is translated from the exons ATGGCGGCAGCGGCTGTGGCGGCTGCAGCAGCGGCGGCCGCTGCGGCATCTCTTCAAGTGCTGGAGATGGAGAGCATGGAGACGGCCGCTGCGGGGTCGGCCGGTCTGGCCGCCGAAGTCAGAGGCAGTGGCACGGTCGACTTCGGGCCCGCCCCGGGTTTATCAGCCATGGAGGCGAGCGGGGGCGACCCGGGGCCGGAGGCCGAGGATTTCGAGTGCAGCACCCATTGCTCCGAGCTGTCGTGGCGGCAGAACGAGCAGCGGCGCCAGGGCCTCTTCTGCGACATCACTTTGTGTTTCGGCGGCGCCGGAGGCCGCGAGTTCCGGGCTCACCGCTCGGTGCTGGCCGCCGCCACCGAGTACTTCACGCCCCTGCTGTCGGGCCAGTTCTCCGAGTCCCGCTCCGGCCGCGTAGAGATGCGCAAGTGGAGCTCGGAGCCGGGGCCCGAACCCGACACGGTGGAGGCCGTTATCGAGTACATGTACACCGGGCGCATCCGCGTCAGCACGGGCAGCGTGCACGAGGTGCTGGAGTTGGCCGACAG GTTCCTATTAATTCGTTTGAAAGAATTTTGTGGAGAATTTCTCAAGAAAAAACTTCATCTCTCTAATTGTGTAGCCATTCATAGTTTAGCTCACATGTATACTCTGAGTCAACTTGCTCTGAAAGCTGCTGATATGATACGGAGAAATTTCCACAAAGTAATTCAGGATGAGGAGTTCTACACTTTGCCTTTCCATCTCATTCGAGATTGGCTGTCGGACTTGGAAATTACGGTTGATTCTGAAGAGGTTCTTTTTGAAACAGTTTTAAAATGGGTTCAGAGAAAtgctgaagagagagaaaaatattttgaagaacTTTTTAAATTGCTCAGACTGTCCCAAATGAAGCCTACTTACCTTACTCGGCATGTCAAACCGGAGAGGCTAGTGGCCAGTAACGAAGTTTGTGTCAAGTTGGTGGCAGATGCAGTGGAGAGACATGCTCTGAGAGCAGAGAATATACAGTCTGGCACATTCCAGCATCCAGCAGCTCATGTCTCATTACTACCTCGATACGGGCAAAACATGGACGTGATAATGGTTATTGGAGGCGTGTCAGAAGGAGGGGACTACCTGAGTGAGTGTGTGGGGTATTTTGTTGATGAGGACAGATGGGTAAACCTGCCCCACATTCACAATCACCTTGATGGACATGCTGTTGCAGTAACAGAATCCTATGTGTATGTTGCTGGATCAATGGAACCTGGATTTGCTAAAACTGTGGAAAGATACAATCCAAACATGAATACCTGGGAACATGTTTGTAGTCTGATGACAAGAAAGCATTCTTTTGGACTAACAGAAGTCAAAGGGAAACTGTATAGCATTGGAGGACATGGCAACTTCAGTCCTGGCTTTAAAGATGTGACTGTTTATAATCCTGAACTTGATAAATGGCATAACTTGGAATCAGCGCCAAAGATTCTTCGAGATGTCAAGACACTAGCCATTGAAGATCGGTTTGTATACATTGCTGCCCGCACTCCTGTGAATAGGGATACTGAAGATGGATTAAAGGCTGTGATTACTTGCTATGATACAGAGACAAGACGGTGGAAAGATGTGGAATCACTACCACTTATTGACAATTACTGCTTTTTCCAAATGTCTGTGGTCAATTCAAACTTCTATCAGACAGCATCATGCTGTCCCAAAAGTTACTCGTTAGAAAATGAAGAAGCAGTTAGAAAGATCACCAGCCAAGTTTCCGATGAAATTCTTGAAAGCTTACCTCCTGAAGTCTTAAGCATTGAAGGAGCAGCCATTTGCTATTACAAAGATGATGTTTTCATTATTGGAGGCTGGAAAAACAGTGATGATATCGACAAACAGTACCGGAAAGAAGCCTACCGATACTGTGCTGAGAGAAAGAGGTGGATGCTCCTTCCTCCCATGCCACAACCCCGTTGTAGAGCCACCGCCTGCCATGTGCGAATCCCGTACAGGTACTTGCACGGCACGCAGAGATATCCTATGCCTCAAAACTTAATGTGGCAGAAGGACCGGATCAGGCAGATGCAAGAAATACATCGGCATGCCCTAAACATGCGGCGAGTGCCAAGCTCTCAGATTGAATGCTAG